CTTCATGCCCGGCTCGGCGCCGTCGGCCTTCGCCGCCAGGTCGGCGACCTGGGTCCAGGTGGGGTGCGGGGGCATGGTCAGGCCCTTCGCGTCGAACACGTCCTTGCGGTACATCAGGAAGGACGACTCGCCGTAGAAGGGCTGGCCGTACAGCTTGCCGTCATCCCCGGTGAGGGACTGGCGCATAGGTGTGAGGACGTCCTGTTCGTCGTACGCGCTGTCCTTCGCGACGTACGTGTCCATCTCGTGCAGCCAGCCGTTGCGGGCGTAGATCGGTATCTCGTAGTTGGAGAGGGTCGCCACGTCGTACTGGCCCGCCTGGTTGGCGAAGTCCTGGCTGATCTTGTCGCGGACGTCGTTCTCGGGCAGAACGGTGAAGTTGACCTTGATGCCGGTCTCCTTGGTGAAATGGGCCGCGGTGAGCTTCTGCAACTCGACCATCTGCGGGTTGTTCACCATCAGGACGTTGACGGCGTCGCCGCCGGAACCGGACCCGCCCGCTCCGGCCCAGCAGCCGGAGAGCAGCGTCCCTGCGGCGGCCAGGGCGAGTGTGGCTCGCGGCCTCCGTCGGCTCGGGGTTCGCATGGATCGCTCCTGGAGGTATGGGGGCATAACGGGCTCGTGTGGGCGTGGGGGTGCCGGTAAGGGGTGAAAGGGTCGAGGGGTGGGCGAGTCGGGGGCTCAGACTCGGACGACCTGTGGGCCGCGCAGGGAGTAGCGGTGGGCTTCCGCCGTGGGCAGCAGGGTGCTCGTGACGATCGTGTCCAGGTCGCCGACCTCGGCGAACCGGCAGAAGCTGACCGCCCCGAACTTGGTGTGCACGCCCGCGAACACCGTGCGCCGGGAGGCCCGGATCGCCTGGGCCTTGACCTCGCTGACGGCGGGGTCGGGTGTGGTCAGGCCGCGTTCGCGGGAGATGCCGTTGGCGCCGATGTAGGCCAGGTCGAGGACGAAGCCGGCCAGCATCTTCGTCGTCCAGTGGTCGACCGTCGCGAGGGTGCCGGGGCGGACCCGGCCGCCGAGCAGCAGGACCGAGGTGTTCTCGGCCTCCGCGAGCGCGCCCGCGACAGGCAGGGACGCGGTGACCACGGTCAGCGGCCGGTCCCCGGGCAGCGCCTCCGCGATGAGCTGGGGGGTGAATCCCTCGTCGACGAAGACCGTTTCGGCGTCCCCGAGCAGTTCGGCCGCCGCGGCGGCGATCCGGCGCTTCTCGGGCACATGGCTGGTGGCGCGGAAGGCGAGCGTCGTCTCGAAACCGGCGCTCTCCACGGGATAGGCGCCGCCGTGGGTGCGGCGGACCAGGCCGTGGTCCTCCAGGGCGCGCAGATCGCGCCGTACGGTCTCCTTGGCCACGCCCAGATCGGCGGCGAGGGTGGTCACGTCGACCGAGCCGGTGGCGCGGGCGGCGCGCACGATGTGCCGCTGGCGGTCTTCGGCGGTGTTGGCCATGTCGTCGCCCGCTTCCTGCCGCGTTGCCCGTTCGGGCCCTGTGGGGGAAGTTCTACAGCGGGCGCGGGGTGGTGACCAGGTCTGTTACGGGGGTGATAGTGACCGCGTCTGCCCGTTCGGGCGGGGTGGGCCCACTGGCCCGGTCGGTGCGGTCGGGTCGCGGCCGCCGGTGCGTTGTGGCTGGTCGCGCAGTTCCCCGCGCCTCTGATGGTGCGCTGTCGCGGCACCATCAGAGGCGGTCGTTCCTGCCCGAATGCGATGGCGGGCAGGCCCGTTCGGTGCCCGCCCGCCTCGGGAGTGCGCTCCGTGCGCTCAGTACGGCCAGATCGGCGGGTCGCTCACGAAGTGGCCGCCCAGGTGGGCGTGGGCCACGTTCTCCGGGTCGAGGTCGCCCTGCTCGGCGATCAGCTTCTCGGCGTACGGCTCCGAGTCGTCCTGCGGCGCGTAGCCGAGTGCCCGCGCGGTGCTCAGGTCCCACCACAGGCGTGTGTTGGCGGAGGAGCCGTAGACGACGGTGTGGCCGACATTCTCGGCGGTCAGGGCCGCGTGGAGGAGGCGGGCGCCGTCGGCGGGGCTCATCCACAGGGACAGCATGCGCACGCTGGTCGGCTCGGGGAAGCAGGAGCCGATGCGGACGGAGACGGTCTCCAGGCCGTGCTTGTCCCAGTAGAGCTGGGCCAGGTCCTCGCCGAAGGACTTGGAGAGGCCGTAGAAGGTGTCCGGGCGGTGCGGGGTGTCGACCGGGATCAGCGGGTCGGTGCCCTGGGGGCGGGGGGTGAAGCCCACCGCGTGGTTCGAGGAGGCGAAGACGACGCGCCCGACGCCCTCCTGCCGGGCGGCCTCGTACAGGTTGTAGGTGCCCTCGATGTTCGCCCTGAGGATCTTCTCGAAGGAGGATTCCAGCGAGATGCCGGCGAGGTGGACGATCGCGTCGACGCCCCGCACGGCCTCGCGCAGCGCCGCCATGTCGGTGAGGTCCGCGGTGATCGCGTCGGGTTCGCCCTCGACGGGGAGCAGGTCGAACAGGCGCAGTTCGTAGCCGTGGGACGGGAGCAGGTCCCGCATCAGGGTGCCGAGTCCGCCGGCGGCGCCGGTGAGCAGAACGGTGCGGGGAGCGGGCATCCTCGGGTCTCCTTGGGGCTCCTGGCGGGGTCTTCTCGGGGCGAAGGTCGCATGCGTGTACGACATTCACATCCATGGACACGCTATGGAGGGGTGGCCGCTGCCGTCAAGTGTGACGCAGAGCTGGGGATTCTGCCCCGTTGTTGACTGCCGGTCGGCTTGACCTGTCCCGCGAGGGGCCCTTAGCGTGAAAGTGTTCAGAAATGTAGACGTCAATCAGAAGCATGCACGAACGTATTCCCAGGGAGAGCCCGTGACGCCAGCCCCTCTCACCGCCGCCCTTGCCACCAGACTCTCCGTCCCGAGCGGTCCGCTGTTCTTCCCCGTCACCGCGTACGGCCCCGACGGCTCCCTCGACCTCGACGTCTTCCGCACGCATGTGCGCCGGGGTGTGGAGGCGGGGGCCGCTGCCGTCTTCGCGTGCTGCGGCACAGGGGAGTTCCACGCGCTGACGCCCGAGGAGTTCCAGGACTGCGTACGGGCGGCGGTGGAGGAGACGGCCGGGCGCGTGCCCGTGGTCGCGGGCGCCGGATACGGCACCGCGCTCGCCGTGCGCTACGCGCGTCTCGCGGAGGAGGCCGGCGCCGACGGGCTGCTCGCCATGCCGCCGTATCTGGTCGTGGCCGGCCAGGAGGGGCTGCTGCGCCACTACCGGGAGCTGGCCGCGGCCACCACCCTGCCGGTCGTCGTCTACCAGCGGGACAACGCGGTGTTCACCCCCGAGACCGTCGTCGGCCTGGCGCGCACCGAGGGGATCATCGGGCTCAAGGACGGGCTCGGCGACCTGGACCTGATGCAGCGCATCGTGAGCGCCGTACGCGCCGAGCACCCCGGTGACTTCCTGTACTTCAACGGGCTGCCGACCGCGGAACTGACCGGGCTGGCCTACCGGGGCATCGGCGTCACCCTCTACTCGTCGGCCGTCTTCTGCTTCGCGCCCGAGATCGCGCTCGCCTTCCACCGGGCGCTCAACACCGGTGACGACGTGACCGCGAACCGGCTCCTGGACGGCTTCTACCGGCCGTTCGTCGAGCTGCGGGCGCAGGGGCGCGGGTACGCCGTCTCGCTCGTCAAGGCAGGCGTACGGCACACCGGGCTCGACGTCGGGGAGGTCCGGCCGCCGCTGCACGAGCCGACCGAGGACCATGTGAAGCAGCTCGTACGGCTCGTCGAGCGCGGTCACGCGCTGCTGGACGCCGGGCCCGAGTCCGCGGTTGTCGTCGGTTCCGAGTTCGAGGAGCGCGTGTGAAGGCGTCCGCATTCGTCTATCCCTGGGACGTCAACGGCGATCCCGGCGCCGCCCGCAGGATCGCGGCGCTCGGCGTGGAACAGGTGACCCTCGCCTCCGCCTACCACTCCACGCGCGCGTTGACCCCCCGGCACCCGCGCCACCGCATCGTCACCGCCGAGCACGCGGCCGTGCTGTACCCCACCGACCCGACGGACGAGCGCTGGGCGGGCCGCGCACTGCGCCCCTGCGCCGCCGGGTCCTGGGCGCCCGGGGACGCCTACGGCGAGGCCGCCGACGCCCTCGCCGACGCGGGTCTCGACGTGCACACCTGGGTCGTCCTCGCCCACAACTCCCGCCTGGGCGCCGACCATCCGGACACCTCCGTGGTCAAC
The DNA window shown above is from Streptomyces sp. NBC_01451 and carries:
- a CDS encoding 5-dehydro-4-deoxyglucarate dehydratase; the protein is MTPAPLTAALATRLSVPSGPLFFPVTAYGPDGSLDLDVFRTHVRRGVEAGAAAVFACCGTGEFHALTPEEFQDCVRAAVEETAGRVPVVAGAGYGTALAVRYARLAEEAGADGLLAMPPYLVVAGQEGLLRHYRELAAATTLPVVVYQRDNAVFTPETVVGLARTEGIIGLKDGLGDLDLMQRIVSAVRAEHPGDFLYFNGLPTAELTGLAYRGIGVTLYSSAVFCFAPEIALAFHRALNTGDDVTANRLLDGFYRPFVELRAQGRGYAVSLVKAGVRHTGLDVGEVRPPLHEPTEDHVKQLVRLVERGHALLDAGPESAVVVGSEFEERV
- a CDS encoding DeoR/GlpR family DNA-binding transcription regulator, which gives rise to MANTAEDRQRHIVRAARATGSVDVTTLAADLGVAKETVRRDLRALEDHGLVRRTHGGAYPVESAGFETTLAFRATSHVPEKRRIAAAAAELLGDAETVFVDEGFTPQLIAEALPGDRPLTVVTASLPVAGALAEAENTSVLLLGGRVRPGTLATVDHWTTKMLAGFVLDLAYIGANGISRERGLTTPDPAVSEVKAQAIRASRRTVFAGVHTKFGAVSFCRFAEVGDLDTIVTSTLLPTAEAHRYSLRGPQVVRV
- a CDS encoding NAD-dependent epimerase/dehydratase family protein is translated as MPAPRTVLLTGAAGGLGTLMRDLLPSHGYELRLFDLLPVEGEPDAITADLTDMAALREAVRGVDAIVHLAGISLESSFEKILRANIEGTYNLYEAARQEGVGRVVFASSNHAVGFTPRPQGTDPLIPVDTPHRPDTFYGLSKSFGEDLAQLYWDKHGLETVSVRIGSCFPEPTSVRMLSLWMSPADGARLLHAALTAENVGHTVVYGSSANTRLWWDLSTARALGYAPQDDSEPYAEKLIAEQGDLDPENVAHAHLGGHFVSDPPIWPY